One Pyrofollis japonicus DNA window includes the following coding sequences:
- a CDS encoding saccharopine dehydrogenase family protein, with translation MTRICLIGFGRVGEITAEILRENSMDPIIYDASGERVRNAERKGFEAHLIDITEFSAATRIAATCDIAATALPSKVAEKALTNLINAKIGAIVDVSYIKDPLELKSIAIENKVKVFVDAGLAPGFSNILAAHSCEQFDTCESVNIYVGGIEKERTTPFGLVASWSISDLLEEYLRKARARLLGKQVFLDPIEDATVVTLPGLGEFDAMPTDGLRTLLVSLADVDNMVEYTIRYRGHVELLRLLRRIGLLDNKPYVAHGCSISPRDLLVRILEENLPRKNDRVILYVHSSGFKSDKYMTIEYILDENQERLKIDRPVLSYLTGLVHAWFIMLAARGAGHIGLNAPEEFSQKLNDLIHFLEEHRIRVKKRSCIVE, from the coding sequence TTGACGAGGATATGCCTCATAGGATTTGGTAGAGTCGGCGAGATTACAGCAGAAATCTTGCGCGAGAATAGCATGGATCCAATAATCTACGACGCCTCCGGTGAAAGAGTCCGAAATGCTGAGAGGAAAGGGTTTGAAGCACATCTTATAGACATAACGGAATTTTCTGCAGCAACAAGAATTGCTGCCACTTGTGATATAGCCGCGACAGCGCTGCCTAGCAAGGTTGCCGAGAAAGCACTAACTAATCTCATAAACGCAAAGATAGGAGCCATTGTTGACGTGTCATATATTAAGGATCCGTTGGAACTCAAGAGTATCGCGATAGAGAATAAGGTAAAGGTCTTTGTCGATGCAGGACTTGCACCAGGTTTTTCAAATATACTTGCTGCCCATAGCTGTGAACAATTCGATACATGTGAATCAGTGAACATTTATGTAGGAGGCATTGAAAAGGAGAGGACGACCCCCTTTGGACTCGTAGCTTCTTGGTCAATAAGCGACCTTTTAGAAGAGTATCTTAGAAAGGCTAGGGCAAGGCTACTTGGGAAACAAGTATTCTTAGACCCGATTGAAGACGCAACAGTAGTAACCTTGCCAGGGCTGGGCGAGTTCGATGCAATGCCGACAGACGGGCTTAGGACACTTCTAGTATCGCTCGCCGATGTCGATAACATGGTTGAATATACCATAAGGTATAGGGGGCACGTTGAGCTACTCAGACTCTTACGTCGAATAGGGCTACTTGACAACAAGCCGTATGTAGCGCATGGCTGCTCCATATCACCTCGCGACTTACTGGTACGTATATTAGAGGAAAACCTTCCGCGCAAAAACGATAGAGTAATACTATATGTGCATAGTAGCGGATTCAAGTCGGACAAGTATATGACTATTGAGTACATTCTTGACGAGAATCAAGAACGTCTTAAAATTGATAGACCAGTCTTATCCTACCTAACGGGACTAGTACATGCATGGTTTATCATGCTTGCTGCGAGAGGAGCTGGGCATATAGGGCTAAACGCGCCGGAAGAATTTAGCCAAAAGCTTAATGACTTAATACACTTCCTCGAAGAACATCGCATTAGAGTAAAGAAGAGGAGCTGCATTGTAGAATAG
- a CDS encoding Lrp/AsnC family transcriptional regulator, which translates to MRHLDDIDMRILKILARNSRTSIREIARELGLAVSTVHARLQRLISTGIIKKFTIIPDYDSLGYTISALMLLQVEGEKIIDAEKVLATEPNVIAVYDITGDYDVAVIARFRDVNDLDDFVKRINRIPFVKRTVTSIILRVTKEDIASPILSDN; encoded by the coding sequence ATGAGGCACTTAGACGATATCGATATGAGGATTCTAAAAATACTTGCCCGAAATTCAAGGACCAGCATAAGGGAGATTGCGCGCGAGCTTGGTTTAGCTGTTTCGACAGTACATGCTAGATTACAGAGGCTGATTAGTACAGGTATAATTAAGAAATTCACGATAATCCCGGACTATGATTCACTTGGCTATACCATATCGGCGCTAATGCTGCTCCAAGTTGAAGGTGAAAAGATCATAGATGCTGAGAAAGTCTTAGCAACAGAGCCAAACGTTATAGCCGTATATGACATAACGGGAGATTATGATGTAGCAGTTATTGCTCGATTTAGAGATGTAAACGATTTAGACGACTTTGTTAAGAGGATAAACCGGATTCCCTTTGTCAAAAGAACTGTCACAAGTATAATACTAAGGGTTACTAAGGAGGACATTGCTTCACCCATTCTTTCAGATAATTAA
- the metG gene encoding methionine--tRNA ligase subunit beta, with protein sequence MSSNSYISIEDFAKIDLRVGKVIEAEHIPGTRLLKLIVDLGSERRQIISGIAEYYKPEDLIGKKVVVVANLKPKKIRGYLSEGMILAAGCEKGQRPVLVTVGDEAEPGWKIC encoded by the coding sequence ATGAGCAGCAACAGTTACATTTCGATAGAAGACTTTGCGAAAATAGATTTACGTGTAGGCAAAGTTATTGAGGCTGAACACATACCCGGTACACGCCTCCTAAAGCTGATAGTTGACTTAGGCAGCGAGCGCAGGCAGATAATATCCGGCATAGCGGAATACTACAAGCCCGAAGACTTGATAGGTAAGAAAGTCGTGGTCGTCGCCAACCTCAAGCCAAAGAAGATTAGAGGCTACCTGAGTGAAGGCATGATACTTGCAGCTGGGTGCGAGAAAGGCCAAAGACCCGTTCTTGTAACCGTGGGCGACGAGGCCGAGCCTGGATGGAAAATATGTTAG
- a CDS encoding PLP-dependent cysteine synthase family protein, which produces MVLISSLILNKPSTRAELLEKIGKLLYVIGQTPIKCFNIGSYKLCMKLEYINPTGSHKDRIALYMVKRAAEEGIVKPGDCIAEISSGNTATSVAWVASRLGLKALLFVEKHASETKKNLIRSLGGQLVEIGDEGKDRGWAMEEAERRGCYLLDQMSNDANHFAHYETTAMEILVQVGEWIDAFVMGVGTAGTVTGVGRRLKETIGSTLVVSVSPKDSPIVGGKGEGETIEGLTVSIVPELYKKYGKYVDKAIGVDPGDAIIGVSVLASVTGILPGPSTGAAFVAATRLIEQGLLDRGSTILIIAADRILRYPSILRKLRVGANGTELLKIWQQ; this is translated from the coding sequence GTGGTTCTCATTTCGTCTCTTATTCTTAACAAGCCCAGTACTAGAGCCGAATTGCTTGAAAAAATAGGTAAGTTACTATACGTAATTGGTCAGACACCTATAAAGTGCTTTAATATTGGTTCATACAAGCTCTGCATGAAGCTAGAATACATTAATCCAACTGGGAGTCATAAAGACCGTATAGCCCTCTACATGGTTAAGAGGGCCGCAGAGGAGGGGATAGTAAAGCCAGGGGACTGTATAGCTGAGATTAGTAGTGGGAATACTGCTACTTCTGTTGCATGGGTTGCTTCAAGGCTTGGCTTGAAGGCACTACTATTTGTAGAGAAGCACGCCTCGGAAACAAAGAAGAATCTAATTAGGAGCCTTGGCGGACAACTCGTGGAAATAGGCGATGAGGGGAAGGACCGCGGTTGGGCTATGGAAGAAGCGGAGAGGAGAGGATGTTATTTACTAGACCAGATGTCTAATGATGCAAATCATTTTGCACACTACGAGACAACCGCGATGGAGATCCTGGTTCAAGTCGGTGAGTGGATTGATGCCTTTGTTATGGGTGTTGGAACAGCAGGCACAGTAACGGGTGTCGGAAGACGCCTTAAGGAGACCATAGGTTCAACGCTCGTTGTCTCGGTTTCGCCTAAAGACTCTCCAATAGTTGGAGGCAAAGGAGAAGGTGAGACTATCGAGGGACTGACTGTAAGCATTGTGCCAGAACTCTATAAGAAGTATGGCAAGTATGTTGATAAAGCAATTGGTGTTGACCCTGGTGATGCAATTATCGGCGTAAGTGTGTTAGCGTCGGTTACTGGAATACTACCCGGACCATCGACGGGTGCCGCCTTTGTAGCTGCAACGAGGCTTATAGAGCAAGGGCTCCTAGACAGGGGCTCAACTATATTAATCATTGCAGCAGATAGAATCTTAAGATATCCTTCAATTCTCAGAAAGCTGAGAGTAGGAGCTAATGGAACCGAGCTACTAAAAATCTGGCAACAATAA
- a CDS encoding ABC transporter permease — MNLLEVVDLLRLAVRVLGEKKVRSILTIIGIAIGPTALVAILGVVEGYSNYVISQVQGLGQDFIIIMPGSSYALTSDDLKFLKKLPEVKYVTPFYSTRVKVKQGGRYIDASLYAVDLEVFFKALKKLRIEEGNIPPPSDVVGAVIGKFIAFDDKGNRYYHVGDIVTLKYYSIKEGRMKTKNVNVVVRGILGEFGNAFFVNPDTTVFVPFEAGRRLFGFSKWTGVIVIVRDPAYVEPLTRKLREIYGERAAIISLIEISRVISSITSAMRLVTVAAGSAAFIVAITGIAASMITSVMERTREIGVLKAIGFTNIEIITSILFESLVMSALGGLIGIGLGSVGAYVLSQRGFVIQGAETVVIKAPPAISISLIAEALAVTIAVGVLGGLLPAYQASRIPPAVALRYE; from the coding sequence ATGAATCTGCTAGAAGTAGTTGATTTACTCAGACTAGCTGTGCGAGTGCTTGGGGAGAAGAAGGTCCGCAGCATATTGACAATAATAGGGATAGCTATTGGACCAACCGCACTAGTAGCGATACTAGGCGTTGTAGAGGGATATTCTAATTATGTTATTAGCCAAGTGCAAGGGCTTGGACAAGACTTCATAATTATAATGCCTGGCTCAAGTTATGCACTTACATCCGATGACTTGAAATTCCTCAAAAAGCTCCCTGAAGTAAAATACGTTACACCGTTCTATAGTACGCGAGTGAAGGTGAAACAGGGAGGAAGATATATTGATGCATCACTTTATGCGGTCGACCTTGAAGTATTCTTTAAAGCACTAAAGAAGCTCCGAATAGAAGAAGGCAATATACCTCCTCCAAGTGACGTAGTTGGGGCAGTTATAGGCAAGTTCATAGCATTTGATGATAAAGGCAATAGGTACTACCATGTCGGCGATATAGTTACACTGAAATATTACAGTATAAAGGAGGGAAGAATGAAGACTAAGAACGTAAACGTTGTGGTGCGTGGTATCCTAGGTGAGTTCGGTAATGCATTCTTTGTTAATCCCGACACAACAGTATTTGTGCCATTCGAAGCGGGTAGACGGCTTTTCGGCTTTAGTAAGTGGACCGGAGTGATTGTAATAGTTCGCGATCCTGCTTACGTTGAGCCGCTTACGAGGAAGCTTAGAGAGATATATGGTGAAAGAGCTGCAATAATCTCCTTAATAGAGATATCAAGGGTTATTTCCTCAATAACGAGTGCTATGAGACTCGTAACTGTGGCAGCTGGCAGCGCTGCCTTTATAGTCGCTATTACGGGTATAGCGGCGTCAATGATCACATCCGTGATGGAACGTACAAGGGAGATTGGCGTGCTTAAGGCGATAGGTTTTACAAATATCGAGATTATAACTTCTATACTGTTTGAGTCACTTGTCATGAGCGCCCTTGGAGGGCTAATAGGTATAGGGCTCGGCTCGGTAGGAGCTTATGTACTTTCTCAGCGGGGGTTTGTTATACAAGGAGCTGAGACTGTTGTCATAAAAGCACCACCGGCAATAAGTATCTCGCTTATAGCGGAAGCGTTAGCTGTAACAATAGCCGTTGGCGTGCTTGGGGGATTGTTGCCAGCGTATCAAGCTTCACGTATCCCTCCAGCTGTAGCACTCAGATATGAATAA
- a CDS encoding COG1361 S-layer family protein → MYFDIYSPNVTGSITMRVNMPQGWYPQSFNKTLFLNRDETTFTIRINIPQSAKPGKYLVRIVLEKRCDTKIIRSKGYVWVTIEPKPRLSLSVEKAAFTSGRAYPGISNTGIQFDIRNNSTYNIVAVEMTAKLPRGIHVADTTSPNYHDVFTRSIPPGSMVSIKIPVSISPYLEPGIYTMFLNFNVTIESEGARVKIPWETQIPLSVHNVPVLKTIILGRGLVTPYAYPGEHSAKLLLRMLINEEFTIRDVYATIVLPRGFTINGYSVYNVTMSGLSITYGGSLTIEATLDVDSSVKPGTYEANISITAYGFEKDGSIGLRHFTTTIPITVLPSASIEVRAVSIDWIDGAAYPGEIGEAIKLVLRNYNPWPLRAVALKVDSDQLNISNTILLSNNFINYGDVLEVRIPINIPKNIKPGNYTLRFEIQALIDEEGQKTIGISRFNATLPIKDAPSHVLKILDKRWSNIVIANNTYSASPRLLLEYWGKDRIHSILVEITNLSNALIRGNSENLTIVFDEPIEAGRPVWITLPSIRVINSSEPVALGVEIITTLITPSGALYKTRTSELIVIPPVLERDIFKVTNTVYLTKYILPGARDARVSITLLNTVPETVHIVGVRTWSKSNYINVSIANSCLDTPIPPSHTCNIVLSLYIDKNIVPGTYSVGAEVWYGYENDIRISVQNISIKVRIDDINNHLPNLKISAYWSLAPGSPPVKVVPGDIAPLRIIIFNAGPSTARGVRIDVDSTSIGKIVSQPSSCNAIPPGSQCVLTTYIEIYGDLRPGTYIVPIRIEYVYTDYTVYDVIKKEVKVEIPIYDPNAAIITVDPYWLSPPTPGSRGTLLAIRIIYDPSIVSSIQHLELVMPSGIFDPDTGEQLVPAKPYNEYIAILSRGQLADVLEKIALTQGGLGSSVFIAKLGISRDLKPGLYNATLRLYFVDKAGYIHVAKALVKLPLIGGTPYVAVSVPKSTVLRGGLANLSIRITNEGDLPIYNVYASLIPSTYTAFPRSATKYIPMIAPGETVTLNYVLNYNPASFSSASSYTFNGILAIIYETATGLKEIFNTTVSTILRTPIVLAIKELEAKWVNNTLIIEGVIANIGTESAKTVSVLVSTQNKKTVSIIGDIDSGSEAPFRIEVHTPYTKYCNLTIKYHDSYGAEYSITKTIQISKTIMPKNVKTEKGKKSNNQFYRNACITVLVFAGLAVLALKLLRKERVQISDESARSS, encoded by the coding sequence ATGTACTTTGACATATATTCGCCAAACGTAACTGGCTCCATTACTATGAGAGTTAATATGCCTCAAGGATGGTATCCCCAGAGCTTCAACAAAACATTATTTTTAAACAGGGACGAGACCACTTTTACAATTAGAATAAATATTCCACAAAGTGCTAAGCCCGGAAAATACCTAGTTCGCATTGTTCTTGAAAAAAGATGTGACACAAAAATAATTCGCAGCAAAGGCTACGTCTGGGTGACCATTGAGCCAAAGCCTAGGCTGAGCCTTAGCGTTGAGAAAGCAGCATTCACTAGCGGCCGAGCGTATCCTGGAATAAGCAATACTGGTATCCAATTCGATATCCGGAATAACTCTACGTACAACATAGTTGCTGTTGAAATGACGGCAAAACTTCCTAGAGGAATACATGTGGCAGACACAACTTCCCCGAATTACCATGATGTTTTCACTAGGAGCATCCCCCCGGGATCTATGGTCTCAATAAAGATACCTGTTAGCATTAGCCCTTATCTGGAACCAGGCATTTACACGATGTTCCTTAACTTTAACGTGACTATAGAAAGTGAGGGTGCAAGGGTCAAAATTCCATGGGAAACACAGATTCCGCTGTCGGTGCACAATGTGCCAGTACTAAAGACAATTATATTGGGTAGGGGCCTTGTTACACCCTATGCCTACCCCGGCGAGCACTCTGCAAAACTCTTGCTCCGAATGCTCATCAACGAGGAGTTCACAATAAGAGATGTATATGCCACCATCGTCCTTCCTAGAGGCTTTACAATTAACGGATATAGTGTGTACAATGTAACCATGAGCGGCCTATCTATAACCTATGGCGGTTCACTTACTATAGAGGCTACGCTCGATGTGGATAGTAGCGTTAAGCCTGGCACATATGAGGCAAACATATCCATAACTGCTTATGGGTTTGAGAAAGATGGCTCTATAGGGTTAAGACACTTTACGACAACTATACCAATAACGGTTCTTCCAAGCGCCAGCATAGAGGTCAGAGCAGTGTCCATAGACTGGATTGACGGGGCTGCCTATCCAGGCGAGATAGGTGAGGCAATTAAGCTTGTTTTGAGAAACTATAACCCATGGCCCTTAAGGGCCGTAGCGCTTAAGGTCGATAGCGATCAGCTTAACATAAGCAATACTATCTTGCTCAGCAATAACTTCATAAACTATGGAGACGTGCTTGAAGTAAGAATACCCATAAACATACCTAAGAACATTAAACCGGGAAACTACACCTTACGATTCGAAATACAAGCACTAATAGATGAGGAAGGACAAAAAACTATAGGAATATCAAGGTTTAACGCAACACTTCCGATTAAAGACGCGCCCAGTCATGTGCTAAAAATCCTGGATAAACGTTGGTCAAATATAGTCATAGCAAATAATACTTATAGCGCATCTCCTCGACTTCTCCTCGAATATTGGGGAAAGGATAGAATTCATTCAATACTAGTCGAAATAACTAATTTGTCTAATGCACTCATCAGAGGTAACTCAGAGAACCTAACAATAGTTTTTGACGAGCCAATAGAAGCGGGAAGACCGGTTTGGATAACCTTACCCTCTATACGCGTGATTAACTCCTCGGAGCCAGTTGCACTAGGCGTTGAGATAATTACGACCCTTATAACTCCTAGTGGTGCGCTATATAAGACGCGAACGAGCGAATTAATTGTAATACCCCCCGTACTAGAAAGGGATATTTTCAAAGTGACAAATACTGTGTATTTGACCAAATACATTCTGCCAGGTGCAAGAGATGCTAGGGTATCCATTACACTTCTTAACACCGTCCCGGAAACTGTCCATATAGTAGGAGTACGTACATGGAGCAAGAGTAATTACATTAATGTAAGTATTGCGAATTCTTGCCTAGATACGCCAATACCTCCATCACATACATGCAATATTGTACTATCACTATATATAGATAAGAACATTGTACCCGGTACATATAGCGTAGGCGCCGAGGTATGGTACGGCTACGAGAATGATATAAGAATATCAGTTCAAAATATAAGTATCAAAGTGCGCATTGATGATATAAATAATCATCTTCCCAACCTAAAGATATCTGCATACTGGTCGCTAGCGCCAGGTTCGCCGCCTGTAAAAGTTGTTCCAGGAGACATTGCGCCCCTGCGCATAATCATCTTCAATGCCGGCCCAAGTACCGCGAGAGGAGTCAGAATAGACGTTGACTCAACAAGTATTGGAAAGATTGTTTCACAGCCCTCCTCATGCAACGCAATACCTCCTGGCTCACAATGCGTATTGACAACCTATATCGAGATATATGGGGACCTCAGGCCCGGGACATACATAGTGCCGATAAGGATAGAATACGTCTATACAGATTACACTGTATACGATGTTATCAAGAAGGAGGTCAAAGTAGAAATCCCGATCTATGACCCTAATGCAGCCATTATAACTGTTGATCCATACTGGCTATCGCCTCCGACTCCAGGGAGCAGAGGCACGTTGCTCGCAATACGTATAATCTATGACCCATCCATTGTCTCAAGTATACAGCATCTAGAACTGGTTATGCCTTCTGGGATATTTGATCCAGATACCGGAGAACAATTGGTACCGGCAAAGCCATATAACGAGTACATTGCCATACTTAGTCGTGGTCAATTAGCTGATGTACTCGAAAAAATAGCATTAACGCAGGGAGGGCTCGGCTCAAGCGTCTTTATCGCGAAGCTTGGCATAAGTAGGGATCTCAAGCCAGGCCTTTATAACGCAACACTACGGTTATACTTTGTAGACAAGGCTGGGTACATACATGTTGCCAAGGCGTTGGTGAAGTTGCCTCTTATCGGCGGCACACCCTATGTAGCAGTAAGTGTCCCGAAGAGCACTGTACTTCGCGGTGGATTAGCCAACCTATCTATCAGGATAACGAATGAGGGTGATCTTCCAATATACAATGTATATGCCTCTCTAATACCTTCAACATATACGGCTTTTCCGCGTAGTGCAACCAAGTATATCCCTATGATAGCACCGGGAGAAACCGTGACACTAAACTATGTACTAAACTATAATCCTGCATCATTTAGCTCAGCATCGTCTTATACATTTAACGGGATACTGGCGATTATTTATGAGACCGCAACGGGGCTTAAGGAGATCTTTAACACAACAGTCTCCACTATATTACGCACGCCGATAGTACTAGCTATTAAGGAATTAGAGGCTAAATGGGTGAACAACACGCTAATTATTGAGGGCGTTATTGCAAACATTGGCACAGAGAGTGCCAAAACCGTTTCCGTACTGGTAAGCACCCAAAATAAGAAGACTGTGTCTATAATTGGCGATATAGATTCTGGAAGCGAGGCGCCTTTCAGAATAGAGGTTCATACTCCATATACAAAGTATTGCAACTTGACAATAAAGTATCATGACAGTTATGGCGCAGAATACTCGATTACAAAAACTATCCAAATAAGTAAAACCATTATGCCGAAAAACGTGAAAACAGAGAAGGGAAAAAAGAGCAATAACCAGTTTTACAGAAATGCCTGCATTACTGTGCTAGTTTTCGCCGGGCTTGCTGTGCTAGCCTTGAAACTGCTAAGAAAAGAGCGGGTGCAAATCAGTGATGAATCTGCTAGAAGTAGTTGA
- a CDS encoding signal recognition particle protein Srp19, with protein sequence MSKEYRGKRVVLWPVNIDSSASRGEGRKIPLRDAVRKPRVEEIVEAARRLGLNPVVEEARYPRKWWEQTKRIIVDKAGSKLETLRRIAAEVKRLREEKKLRHSD encoded by the coding sequence GTGAGCAAAGAGTACCGCGGCAAAAGAGTTGTGTTATGGCCTGTTAACATAGATTCTTCGGCCTCTCGCGGAGAAGGCCGTAAAATACCTCTGCGTGATGCAGTTAGGAAGCCGCGCGTCGAGGAAATCGTTGAAGCAGCGAGAAGATTAGGCCTAAATCCTGTTGTGGAAGAGGCACGTTATCCAAGGAAATGGTGGGAGCAAACAAAGAGGATTATTGTTGACAAGGCTGGCTCAAAGCTTGAGACTCTTAGGAGGATAGCAGCTGAGGTAAAGCGCTTAAGAGAAGAAAAGAAGCTCCGCCATAGCGACTAG
- a CDS encoding ABC transporter ATP-binding protein, producing MESEKRIPLLSVRNITKVYPGGIVANKNVSLDIFPGEVLALLGENGAGKTTLVSIIAGLLQPTSGDIMYNGQKVRLSDPRAAMRLGIVLIPQNPMLIENFSVVESLVLIARLAGMKVGARNVRELVKKIEASYGLQVNTEARIWSLSFGERQRVEIIKALVLNAKVILLDEPTTHLSPIEAENLIKLVRRLAEEDRAVVFITHRIHEALKVADRIAVMRQGELVGVLKREEADTSKILSLMFGERIKKVAEYMKERRNLLGRSIGRKVLELNDVWVRGPHGEYSVRGVSFSVREGEIVGIAGVAGNGQRELFETLIGLRRPEKGVIMLCKHEVSAANPFMRGKLGAAIIPEERLGWAVVPGKSLVFNTVLGLYSTSKAPFRFNMVVDWGMARRITSKIIREMKVKTPGINARVDELSGGNMQRYIVGRELYKEPCTIIASNPTSGLDVEAAESIRTLLMREASRGAGVLVISEDLDELVEISDKILVMNRGRIVYEASRPFDMKKIAEAMTVS from the coding sequence GTGGAGTCGGAAAAGCGTATACCACTGCTATCAGTGCGCAATATAACAAAAGTGTATCCGGGAGGTATTGTTGCTAACAAGAACGTGAGCCTAGACATATTCCCCGGCGAGGTATTGGCCCTTCTTGGCGAGAATGGTGCTGGTAAGACAACACTTGTCAGTATAATAGCCGGTCTTTTGCAGCCTACAAGCGGCGACATAATGTATAATGGTCAAAAAGTGCGGCTCAGCGATCCGCGTGCGGCTATGAGGTTAGGTATTGTACTGATACCTCAGAACCCCATGCTTATTGAAAACTTCAGTGTCGTGGAAAGCCTCGTGCTTATTGCAAGGCTCGCAGGTATGAAAGTCGGGGCGAGAAATGTTCGCGAGCTGGTTAAAAAAATAGAGGCTAGCTACGGTCTTCAAGTAAATACTGAGGCCAGGATCTGGTCGCTCTCGTTTGGCGAGAGACAAAGGGTTGAAATAATCAAAGCTCTAGTTCTTAATGCTAAGGTAATTTTACTCGATGAGCCTACCACGCACCTCTCTCCAATCGAGGCAGAGAACCTCATAAAGCTTGTAAGGCGGCTTGCTGAGGAAGATCGTGCAGTAGTTTTCATAACTCATAGAATTCACGAAGCCCTTAAGGTCGCTGACCGGATAGCTGTGATGAGACAAGGCGAGCTTGTTGGAGTATTGAAGCGAGAAGAAGCAGACACATCTAAGATACTTAGCCTAATGTTTGGCGAGCGTATTAAGAAAGTCGCGGAGTACATGAAGGAGCGAAGAAACTTACTGGGCAGAAGCATAGGTAGAAAGGTGCTAGAGTTAAACGATGTATGGGTTCGCGGCCCTCATGGCGAGTACTCAGTTCGTGGCGTATCCTTTAGCGTAAGAGAGGGAGAAATTGTCGGGATTGCAGGTGTCGCTGGAAACGGGCAACGAGAACTTTTCGAAACACTGATCGGGCTGCGTCGTCCCGAAAAAGGAGTTATAATGCTTTGCAAGCACGAGGTCTCTGCTGCGAACCCCTTCATGAGGGGCAAGCTTGGTGCAGCGATTATCCCGGAAGAGAGGCTTGGCTGGGCTGTTGTCCCTGGAAAAAGCCTTGTATTTAACACGGTTCTTGGCCTGTACTCTACTAGCAAGGCTCCGTTTCGGTTTAACATGGTAGTTGACTGGGGGATGGCTCGTCGAATAACGAGCAAAATAATTAGAGAAATGAAAGTTAAGACACCAGGCATTAATGCCAGGGTGGATGAACTTAGCGGCGGCAACATGCAGCGCTATATTGTTGGTAGAGAGCTGTACAAGGAGCCATGCACTATAATTGCCTCTAATCCTACAAGCGGCCTCGACGTGGAAGCAGCTGAGTCTATCCGTACATTATTAATGCGAGAAGCGTCGCGAGGGGCAGGAGTCCTAGTAATATCGGAAGACCTTGACGAACTAGTTGAAATCTCTGACAAGATACTAGTCATGAACCGTGGTAGAATAGTGTATGAAGCCTCGAGGCCGTTTGATATGAAAAAGATAGCAGAAGCCATGACGGTGAGCTAG
- a CDS encoding DUF211 domain-containing protein gives MSGLRRLVLDVLKPLKEPSIVDVALELSRIKGVDAVNITVNEVDVETLSLTVVIEGEDIDFESVKRVLEEVGAAIHSIDQVVAGKKIIEVPPKPAE, from the coding sequence TTGAGTGGGCTTCGCCGCCTTGTTCTTGACGTTCTAAAACCCTTGAAGGAGCCCTCGATAGTGGATGTCGCACTCGAACTGAGCAGGATTAAGGGGGTTGACGCTGTAAATATAACTGTGAACGAGGTTGATGTTGAGACTCTGAGCCTTACGGTAGTAATTGAGGGTGAAGATATAGATTTTGAATCTGTAAAGAGGGTTCTGGAGGAAGTAGGTGCTGCAATACATAGTATAGATCAAGTGGTCGCTGGCAAGAAAATTATTGAGGTGCCGCCGAAACCCGCAGAGTAA
- a CDS encoding ABC transporter ATP-binding protein: MAHEIVILKDVVKIYVTGKVRTYGLRGLSLRIQEGDYIAIMGPSGSGKSTLLNIMGLLDRPTSGKVLIAGRDASKLSDREAAKLRNQFIGFVFQQFNLINRLTVFENIELPLIPRGIPRSRRRSLVTRALLDAGGELSWLPKKPLELSGGQQQRAAIARAIVGSPKLILADEPTGALDRKSSRIVIETFTKLNKEGHTIVIVTHDPEVANCTNKIYQLRDGTIVGSEEPDRSKCILETIKP; the protein is encoded by the coding sequence ATGGCTCACGAAATTGTCATTCTTAAGGATGTCGTAAAGATTTATGTCACAGGCAAAGTCAGAACATATGGCCTTCGAGGACTCAGCCTAAGAATCCAGGAGGGAGACTACATAGCAATAATGGGTCCCAGCGGCTCTGGGAAATCAACACTCCTCAACATTATGGGATTGCTGGATCGGCCTACGTCCGGGAAGGTCTTAATAGCGGGACGAGATGCATCTAAGCTGAGCGATCGCGAGGCGGCAAAGCTTCGTAACCAGTTTATTGGGTTCGTATTTCAACAATTCAATCTAATCAACAGGCTGACCGTCTTTGAGAACATCGAACTACCGCTTATACCTCGAGGAATACCTAGGTCAAGAAGACGCAGCCTTGTAACAAGAGCGCTTTTAGATGCAGGTGGAGAATTAAGCTGGTTACCAAAGAAGCCTCTTGAACTGAGCGGTGGACAACAACAGAGGGCAGCAATTGCAAGAGCTATAGTTGGTAGTCCAAAATTAATCTTGGCAGACGAGCCAACAGGTGCACTGGATAGAAAGAGTTCAAGGATAGTTATTGAGACATTTACGAAACTGAACAAAGAGGGCCACACAATAGTCATTGTGACCCACGACCCAGAAGTAGCTAATTGTACAAACAAGATTTACCAGCTGCGAGACGGAACAATAGTTGGATCTGAAGAGCCCGATCGATCGAAGTGCATCTTAGAAACCATAAAGCCTTAA